Sequence from the Octopus sinensis unplaced genomic scaffold, ASM634580v1 Contig18964, whole genome shotgun sequence genome:
tttctttcttctttcttcttctttctttctttttctttatttttcccttcttcttttgttctttcttccttctttctctctttctgtcagtttttctttatttccttctttacgttctcccttcctcctttctttctcttctttcttcttttctttcttttttctcgctttctttctttccttctatactttttccttccttctttcttcctttcttttttctctctttctctctttcattctctgtctCATTTGTTATCAATCTTATTTTCTCCTGCGTAAAATAACTTCGCCGTTTGTttattcttccttccttttttccactctttctttatttccttctttctttctcttctttccttgttttatttccttcctcatttcctccttcctttcttttcttctttctactattctttcctctttctttctttcttcctttgtttctgtgtttttctttctttctttcactcttttagttttccttttcgtactcttttttctctacctttctatctctctttctctttctttctctctctctctcttttctttcctcgtAAGTCGCGGTTTTCTCTTTTCGACGAGCGTCATTTGGGAAACATGACAACAAAGCTATAAGACGGACACACCGAACAAAGCTAGCAGTCAGAAACTCACTGGAGAAAGGCGGTGAAACGGCCCTAGTTTCGGTTCGACTTCCAGGGAGacttagacagatagacacacatgttGACGTCATGAAACGAGAGGATGTATATTTTGGTGGTGGGATCCATCTTTGCCGGCACCGTTCAGTTTTGATCATTTGCCGAGTGATTCGTGTCGCCGATGTCGTCGGATACTTCTAAGTTCTTTACACCGAGCTACACTACACCTCGGATGCTGGTTCATGTCTTTCGAAAGACACAGCGCATTGTAGTAGCTGTTCTCTTAAGCAAGTCTCTCTGAACAATATCACTAATCGTAAACTAACGATGGTTTTCACCTCGTCCAATGAAAGGGTACCCGCaagattgtttgttttttatatcaTCGGACAGCGATGGTAAGCGGAATGACAGCAGATCACCGCTTAAGTGGATCCTTTTTCTAACGTCTGGATACCATTTCCAACGTCAGTCAGTTTATAGAGTGTTCTGATTGTGTTGATGTGGCACCAGTGAGGCTGAATGTTACATTGCACCAGCCTCCACGAGCGCACAAGATTAGGTACGCTCAGCTTAAAAGAGATGCAGGGGACATGCCTATATGCAAGATCAACCACGATTTTACTTCGCCTGACGTCTTTTCTCAAGCATAGCAAACCGTCCTGTGTCTCGGTCCTTGTCATCCcttctgtgagacccaacgtctgaagatcctttctcccCATTTCGTCCCACGTTTTCTTGGGCCTACTCCTTCCGCAGTGTTTCCttcacaattagagatcagcacctcTTGATGAGAGAGTTTTCATTCATACTCattacatgatcataccagcgcagtcttctctcttgcacactacatctaatgCCTCGTATACACAGTccttctctcaaatcacttacaaaCTGTTGTATACGCTCACTGATATTActcatccagcggagcatactggctttattTGTTTCAAGCCTTCGCATATCTTCACTAGTCACAGCCAATGTTTCACAATCATGTAGCGCAGCTGTTCGTacataggcatcatacaatctgcattTCACTCAGAGGGAGTGACCTATCGTCACTAACAGATGTAGTAGCTCtcagaactttgcccagcctattcttattcaagCAGTTATGCCTTTGGAACAACCTCACTCCACAACAGTTAACTTGGCCACCTAAGCAAACAGTCTGCTACTTCTAAGGGTCCTCCTGACTTTTGAGGGAGTCTATTTTTTGTACGTTCCTAGTGTTTAAAGAACCTGGACATCTGCTACACGTAAAGACTACATTCTCATCTTAGGCTTCCAATGATACAAATAGATGTTGAACAAATACAGCCCCAAGGTAGTCAGGACCGGCTTTAATTTCCTTGATTCCCTGATGAACTCAGTGTACAGGGAAACCGgtgcacccccaccccaccccagctCAGCATAACTCCCTTATATAGAAAcatgtttctataatttttattcagcAAAATGTTGGAGAGTCATTCAAACACAATGTCATACCAACTTGAAAGATGGAATTTTCCTATATTACTCAAACAATTCtcttccatcaccatcatcatagtcgtGAACATCATCCTAGGAATGTTCAGCTTCTCTCTTTCAGGCTGGTGTAGGTGGGATGTTACGGACAGTAGGTCAGAGAGCTCTGTCCAACCAATCCCTCTGTTCCTGCCTTGCTTGAAACTGAGCCTCAGTAGTATTTCTCCTTGGCATAAAACAAAAGCTGCATCTCATCTACGCTAATTCTCTGAATGAagtttaatattttgaaatgtatcgGAGCACTGACCCTTTTCAACCAATTTGAAGCGATTCAGTTTTGTGAAAAAGGGGATTTCAGCTATAGGGCATAGAATTGGTTTCGAAACAGTAAATGTTGACCTTAAGAAGATTACTAACCCATGGTTGTGTGGTTCCAAAGCTTTCTTCCTAAGTATGTGATcgcgagttcagtcccactccacgGTAACTTGGGCTATTATCTTCTCCTTTAGGCCAAAGGTTAACCAAAGGATTTGTATGTGGATTTAGtaaccggaaactgaaagaagctcatcatgtgtgtacttgatatcatgtgatgacTAAAAACGGCCTTACCATCAATACAAGTGATGTCgatcatttccaatcttccttcAGAAACATGTCCGGCCGTCGGAAAATATTGCTGTGCTTGGGAACAGGTCAGAGTTGGAACCAGCAATTGAGTccatctatagaaaatctgcctcaataaattctgtctgacccatgcgagcatggaaaagtagacgttaGGTGATGACAAAGAGAATGGCATGGGCGATGTGTgtacttgtacatatgtatatatgtatgtacacacacacgcacacacacacacacgagcgcgcgcgCACTTTTTAATCGAGACCCATTATGATCGGTGGGAACGTCTGAGATTCTAAGTTGGGTTTCTCTAATAGCCTGACCATCGTTTCTTACACAAACGAATCTAATTTAATCCTCTTTAGAAcaaccattgtgtatatatgtgtcggtgtgtgtctgtatgcctgtgtatgtatgtttgcggatgcgtgtgtgtgtttgtgtgcgtgcatccgTAACTGAACTTAATGTTGTTGTAACCATATTTCAGACAGGTGGCCAATACAATGCCTGATTCCATGCAGTCTCTACAAATTCTACCCACACAGCTTATATCGATCTTGTCGAAATCTACAATGAAGATCTGTGGTAGTCCTTACCAAGTTCTTCTGTGTTGCCACTGAACATTTAGAACGGCTGCTCTTCATCGAAATTACAACAAAATATCTGGAACAGATTCTCTCTGTGACAGGCTGAAATAGTATCAAAGATTTGTAAACTAGACCTATCAAACCCCATTAATatcaaaacagtttttaaaaataagaaaatcaggaaaacatctttttgttgaataatatattatttatttacattgagaTGAATCACACAGCTCTATAAcgtatgatgtaatatatattttagaatatgTTCTGCCGTAGCTttacaatgtaatatatatttcgaGCATTGgtttatgaatataattttgtGATGAATTCAAACAAACTTTCTAAGATTAAGCATTATCTTTAAATtagggttaaatatataaaatatattcaagtaaagaaaaaaaaacatttgaaatatttgctgAGTGGAAAGACGACATGGTGAGACAAGATAAGAATTTAAATGGagattttgtgtttcttttataaGATTGTTAACATGTAAGAGTAACAATTTGAATCAGATAATGtcgtcattgtgtgtgtgtgtgtggatggggggTGAAACGCTATTCCAGTGGAATACATACACTGTTTCTagttcattaatattttattatcaattaactaattagaaatcattatggtAACTATCTTTGTTCAAGGATCCAGGCTAAAACCTACGTATTTTGTGTGACTATTCCAGAAGCGTCCCAtcgaataaagaaatatagtcaAAAGGCTGCTAATGCCAATTGCTCGTAACATATATCGATTCAATATAGGGCCTTATCTCTCATAATAAAATAATCCATCAAAACGGTTGTCCAAATTTCCGTAAATCATGATGAAATAATCCGAAACATGTATGGCCTTGATGTGACAGACTTCAATTTCCTGAGAGCTGAGAAAGATTTCGCATTTGCTGTCTACAGATACTTGGTGGATATTGTTATTAAAAtctgatatgtaaatattttcgcCGTGGATGGTCAAGGATTTGTTGAAAATGTTTGGAAATGGTTCCTCACCTTGAATCATTAGTTGTTGACTTCTAACCCAATTGTCTCTGTACCAACATACATCGTAATGATCTTCCTTGTACTTAAGAACGACAATGTCTTCATTCGATGTCACACCCATTGCTACAACCTTCCCCTCCTTCCCTAAATTCACTTGGCCCTTATACTCGTACATTTCACGGCCAATGTGAAGTATGTCTGCGTATGTCACATATGGAATATTACTACATTCATTTGGAGCGTCTTCAAACACACATACCAGATTATTGCCGTTCTTTTTGTACATTAAATTGTATGGTTTTTCAGTTGTGATCCTTTTTAAAAGACACAAATCTGTATCGAAGAAAATCAGTTGTTTATCGTCACGAAAGAGGACTACAAATGATTCATCGGTCCATTGACATATATCTTGAGCTTCTTTTTCAAATGTTTGACTGTAAAGCAGATGACCGTCTCCACTGGTGACCATGAGAGTACATTTATGGAGGAGCACGACGATACTATTGTCTTGTAACATAATTAGCTTAAAAgcattaagaaaacaaaacatcgAATTTGAATCTAGTAAACCAGATAGAGAAAATGAAAGCGGGAACATTGCTGTTCTATGTGGCAGTCTTctcactgatatttcatcaattcctaaCATACTTTCCGCTATGTAATTACCACGTCTTACTTCTATTTCCCTTGATgtacttcttctttctcctccatcGCCACCGTTTTTAAGTTTGTTAAATAATTCATTACTGAACATTCCCTTCTTCTTCTGAGATGTAATGGAAGGGAAGTGAAGGCCAAAATCAAGATTTGATAACGACATAGATTCCAGAACCTTCAGTTGGTCCCCATCAATTTTTATAGTATCACATTCAATCATGTTGAtatgtacacaccagtaaataTTTCCCACTTTTCTCCATATTATACCATAAGGTACTCGACTTTCCCAAACTTTATATTTCTCCAAGTTTTGTGacttcagttgaaatatttcttgtctGTTAGGGAGTGTAACCAAGATATTTCTTTCTCCTGTAAAACATACACCACCAACAAAACTTTCAAAATCTCTGTAACATAGCAACTTCCCGTCATCATCAAATAGTTTAACATTTCCACTATTGGCCATTTCGcacacaactgtctttccttcATCAGAGATATCGATATCTTTTACTTGGACAggacaattgtttgtttgtaaccGTGAAACGGGGAATTTTTGCCGATTAATCTTGTACAAACCTTCAATATATAAGTACGAGTCATAGTTTGCAACAATTCTCGGACCTTTACAGTTAATACTGTTGAAATCCAATGGACGTTTATAATGTCTTTCATTTAAGAATATTCTCTTGTATTCACCGTTCTGCAACAATGAGACAATACGATACTTTTTCGTGTTTTCATAGATGTTCTTCCGTCCAGTAATGTACAAATAAGTATCATCGGTTGCCATAGAAATGGGTCGGGAATAAATACTGtgcttaaatgaatataaatattgccCGTTCGGGTTCAGAATAGTGATGAGCCTCTCGGTATTGACGATGATGTTGTCATTAGCAATAACTGAGATATGGGTGATATTATATCTGTAGCACATCCAAAATAAGTCTATTTCTCTCATAATACGGACAGCTGACTGTAtttcatcgatatatatataaaacaggccgTTTTCAATTTCGGGTATGCgggtaccaccaccaacattactgctactgctgctgctactactactactactactactactactactactactactactactactactgctgctacacaCCAGTAGATTGTCGGATCGACAAGCGATACAATTGTATCTATTTTCCGTGTGGTAAGTTGCCAAGACCAATGGGAATTCCACTTTTAATGTCAGCAGTTGATAGTTATTGGTCGTTATAACCAATGTGTTTGATCGCCAGCAACACATATGTCTAGGGACAACATTTAACTTGATAGAGTCAACAAGTTGACCATCAAAAGTTAATATCTTAATGTTTTCATTTGTGCTGTCATATAAAGCAACCAGGTTATTTTCTGTAATAACCAAACAACCAATCTCCACTGGATGTTTATCTCCAAAACTTTGAGGGACAACAACTTCATGAGCTTTATCAGAAACTGTGATATCTTGTAGATACAATCTAgaagacaacatttcactgagaCTGATGTTTCTAGAAAATACATCTACCAGATCGATGAACATGTTAATTTGGCTTCTTGTGACATGATCTTTCACCAGCAAGTCATGCTCATTTACAGCAAACATGCGGCTGTTGTCTATCAAATGGACACACATTTTATCAATACGTCCACCATAGAGATTGGATTGTGTTTTCGCTTGTGACAGTAAAATATTCGGTATCATCTCAATGCTATAAGGACCACCGCCATAACCACCATCACTATAGAGATTGGAGGGTGT
This genomic interval carries:
- the LOC118761994 gene encoding uncharacterized protein LOC118761994; the protein is HSTGSIVSGASTDSGLQSSSGVDESEKDWFPKSQNKQVQTEAFTSKDASQQVVSSMLVDNEVQTEVEPVVTLTLVDNEVQTEVEPVDDHYMQIPRFDCKSIMKSHSSKFRPLCPAVSKILQLTDSDNDSNNLVTVSSIVEICNGTVTYSPDLKLISCATTGGDFDFHCSSNVTDMTRIGEDTVLATIPFHKKIVFINPSSFHIKSLDYSFFTISYFKHSTFVETEMFSKTIYLIDWDKNKFEEKFSVKEIVGNIAVGAQYHILIALANINRISCYTIDGRHLFQLRTHSIDIPTDLTVYRNYSYALQGNVIYKISANGAVSQREIWIKARYICVGTNNIYLTDRFGLVHIIRTNKDFWPRLSYHHQDHVPSLINQIHIDDPSNITTILPMSASSVVIIYRDLKAILVTEEGQPFGGKCLTFKLQPSVFCRVDSTTFLVLFSEDRKLQYITCPQLTEGDLIDVENNYVQMCHMVSNRCLALTTNEGKVEVHILLIKTDHVDIVNRISLEHDNVAIAATPINFVVVDRKKRNLLFYSSFGEELSKKHIEFNCYPHHVFTDKLYFYVIFRRESLMTCYNITGQRKWQLKLPSNFRCHAAVFQGTAYVLDDLLSRILLYKYHDWSDCHVTFQNPYNKNLNIRLEGKENDQVLIGEICHLANGQLVLSDIYNDCLLYISNEGNIVSRLSLPSTATDICRWNYNQIGITLPLEKQLRVFGNVSKAVISVALNQPYVRVCKLVESHIICYCDKPSHLDILNIKNCNQVQIIHRINIPFVMKSLSLENETLKLLIVGKKAVFFYKIIRKRRRSVLPSQGKTPSNLYSDGGYGGGPYSIEMIPNILLSQAKTQSNLYGGRIDKMCVHLIDNSRMFAVNEHDLLVKDHVTRSQINMFIDLVDVFSRNISLSEMLSSRLYLQDITVSDKAHEVVVPQSFGDKHPVEIGCLVITENNLVALYDSTNENIKILTFDGQLVDSIKLNVVPRHMCCWRSNTLVITTNNYQLLTLKVEFPLVLATYHTENRYNCIACRSDNLLVCSSSSSSSSSSSSSSSSSSSSSSSSSNVGGGTRIPEIENGLFYIYIDEIQSAVRIMREIDLFWMCYRYNITHISVIANDNIIVNTERLITILNPNGQYLYSFKHSIYSRPISMATDDTYLYITGRKNIYENTKKYRIVSLLQNGEYKRIFLNERHYKRPLDFNSINCKGPRIVANYDSYLYIEGLYKINRQKFPVSRLQTNNCPVQVKDIDISDEGKTVVCEMANSGNVKLFDDDGKLLCYRDFESFVGGVCFTGERNILVTLPNRQEIFQLKSQNLEKYKVWESRVPYGIIWRKVGNIYWCVHINMIECDTIKIDGDQLKVLESMSLSNLDFGLHFPSITSQKKKGMFSNELFNKLKNGGDGGERRSTSREIEVRRGNYIAESMLGIDEISVRRLPHRTAMFPLSFSLSGLLDSNSMFCFLNAFKLIMLQDNSIVVLLHKCTLMVTSGDGHLLYSQTFEKEAQDICQWTDESFVVLFRDDKQLIFFDTDLCLLKRITTEKPYNLMYKKNGNNLVCVFEDAPNECSNIPYVTYADILHIGREMYEYKGQVNLGKEGKVVAMGVTSNEDIVVLKYKEDHYDVCWYRDNWVRSQQLMIQGEEPFPNIFNKSLTIHGENIYISDFNNNIHQVSVDSKCEIFLSSQEIEVCHIKAIHVSDYFIMIYGNLDNRFDGLFYYER